The window CGAGCGCTTGAAAATATCCTTTTTATTCTTCAGATTTGCAAGTGCCGGAATACCCCCCATTACAGCGCAGCTTCCGAAAGCTATCACAACTCCGGATTTCTTCCTGAGCAGTTTTGAAATATGTTCCTGTTCAGAAGTTCTTATAGCCCCGTTTATAAACGAAATAGCGATCTCCCCGTCATCCATTGCTTCAAGATCGGAATATTTGGGATCCATCGCGCACGGCCAGAAAACAATATCAATCGCTTTTACTACATCGAGTATCTTCTCTTCGAGGTCAACAACTGTCTCTTCGCATCCTCCGCATGACGCACACCAGTAGAACGCGACTTTCGGTTTATCAGACATTATACAACCTCACTTTCAACATAACCTCTTATAACAAGCGGGCCGAGCCCCTTTATTTTCTCTGTCATTTCGGTTGTTACTTTCTGAAACTTCTGCCCCTCACCCGCGGCCACCCAATCGAGGAGAAAACGCTCCCTGTTGATTCCGAACTGTCCCAGCATATTCTTAAATATCTCGAAACGGCGAAGGGCTTTTATATTTCCGTTTCTGTAGTGACAGTCTCCCGGATGACACCCAAGTACCATAACCCCGTCCGCGCCGCCGCGGAAAGCGTTCATGACAAATTGCGGGTCGACACGGCCCGTGCACATTACACGAATCAATTTCACGTTGGCCGGATAATCCAGTTTCTGTTCTCCCGCTTGATCAGCTCCCGCGTAGGAACACCAGTTACACACAAAAGCAATTATATTTGGTTCGAAATTACTCATTGAGAACTCCTTCAATCTCAGCGTATATCTGCCTGTTTGTGAAATGTTTTGCCGAAGCCGCGCCGCTCGGACATGACGCGGCGCAAGTACCACACCCTCTGCAGATAGCTTCATTAACTACACTAATCTTCTTCTCCGGATCAAATGTGATTGCCGTATATGGACATACCGATATACAGAGCTTACACCCCGCGCACACATCTTCATCTATAACCGCGGTCATAATTTCCAGTTCGAGTTTCCTGCCGGGTATCAGCCTGGACACTGAATCGCCGGCGGCCGCGTAAGCCCGTGTGATTGCCGAAGAGCTGCTGCATGGACTGATACAACATCCCGCCGTGTTTATACCGTCTATTGTAGTTCCGGTTTCATGCAGTATCGGGTGGTCTGTTTTGAAAAAACCCGCCTTGGAAGTATCGATATGAAGCATCTCGGCCAATTCATCTGTTCCCGCGGAGGGAACAAGCCCCGTAGAGAGTACTACCATATCAACTTGAACGGGATCTATTCCGTCCGCCGATATTTCAACCTTCCCGTTTTTCTTTTTAATACTTACTGACAGGTGTGAATCTGTCTTCAGCATTATGGTCCCATCATCGATCTGCTTCTGATAAAAGGATTGTTCCTCAGGGCCTTTGAAGACCAGACGGTCATGGATATTATAGACAACCGCGTCAGGGTTCTGTTTTCTAATCAACTCGCCGACCTTGAGAGCGTTCATGCAACAAATCCCCGAACAGTAATCCAGCCCCCCACTGGACAATGAACCCGCGCAATGAATAACTGCCGCAGATTCGGGTTTGTTGCCTTTCCTGTCCTGAATATCTCCCCCCGTCGGGCCGTTGGAGCTTGCGACTCTTTCAAATTCAGGCGTTGTATAGACATTTTCTATATCACCGTAACCAAGATTTCTGACCAGTGAACTATCCGCGTTGTCGTATCCGGTAGCGAGGATAACAGCTCCCCCTGAAAATTCAAGCTCCTCGTCACTATCACTGAAATCTATTGACTGGAAGGGGCATGAATCGGCACACGCGCTGCAGGACTCATCCGTAAAGTGAAGACATCTTTCCCTGTCAATAACTGCCGACGCCGGGACAGAGCCGGCAAAAGCGGTATATATTGCCTTTCGTTCTCCAAGACCAAGATGAAAATCGCTGGGGCATGAGACAGGACACGCCTCAAAACATGCTTCACAACCTATGCAGGAATCGTCCACGTATCGAGCCTTTTTTCTGACTTTCACCGTAAAGTTGCCGAAGAAACCCGTTACATCAGTCACTTCCGAGTTCGCGACAACTTCGATATTTTCATTCTCTCTAACGGCTGTAAGCCTGGGAGCGAGCAGACAGGGCGCGCATTCCATATTCGGCGCTATCTCTTCTGTTTTTATGATACTTCCTCCAAGTGAAATATCCTTTTCAATTATTGTCACTTTTCTTCCCGCGTTCGCGGCTACAAGCGCCGCTTCGATACCGGCGATACCGCCCCCGATAACAATAACGTCAGTAAGGCATTCCATTGTTTTCTGCTGGAGGTTTTCGTGATAGGCCGAGCGTTTTATCGCCGCGTTTATAAGCAGTCGCGCTTTTTCAGTAGCTTTATCTCTGTCTTTCGTTATCCACGCGCATTGTTCCCGAATATTTGCCATGTGGACTTTGGCTATATTCACGCCTGCCTTGCCTAAGGTTTTCTGAAAACCTTTCAGATGCATCTTCGGGGTGCAGGCGGCAAGTATAACGTTATCAACATCTTTACCTTTAAGAGTTTCGAGAATAAATTCCTTACCTGCCACAGAACAGAGAAAATCGTGCGTTTCAACGAACGCTACTTCGTCACGGTCCCGCATCCGGGAAGCCACACTCTCAAGGTCTACAAAATCGGCAATGTTGGCGCCGCACCTGCAGAGAAAGAGTCCCGTTCTGGAGTCGGCCTCATTCATACAATATACCTCCTGTTTATCATCTTTACACGGAGCGGATTCAGCTCCCAAATCAATCATTCATTCTCTGAAGCTACTTCAGCTAGCATTTCATCGAGTCTTCTTTCAATCTCCCCTATAGATGATTCCAATCCATTTATGACAAACTCGGTGGGATTTTCTGAAAACTCTGTAAACTCCCTTCCCTCTATGCCGTAAATGACTATTTCCGGCATACAATATCCGCACTTTTCTCCAAATTCCAGCACCGTCGGGAGATTTAATCCATGAGAATTAATAAGCCCCAATTTCGAATTAATATTCAGATCATCCACACTAAACTCGTGGCAAAACCCCGGTTCAAAGCTCCCTGTAAATATGCTGTCCACAATAATGGCTTTTTCGAATCCCTCAAGTTCATATATCAGATCCATGCCACCGGAATAATTTTTAGAAAAGGTAACAACCGGACTGCTCTCCGGATATTTTTTACTGAGAAGATCTATTATATATAATCCCACACTGTCGTCGCTCAGCATGGGATTTCCCAAACCCAGGACAAGAACCCCTTTTAACCCCCGGTTCCGCCTTCGAATATTTCGCTTCAATAGAGACCTCATACTCTTAACCTTTTGCCTCTCTACCAGAACACCCTGCTTATTCTCCGTCGGTATTTATTCTATAACCCACAATAAACCGGCGAATTTCTTGCAGAGTGCCTTTTGCCTGCTCTCTATTTATCAAGGATCCTCTTCATAGTTATCCCGATATCCGCTGGGGATTGTACAACTTCCACACCACAAGAGCTTAGAGCTTCCATCTTCTCTTTTGCTGTCCCTTTACCTCCGGCTATAATAGCACCGGCGTGTCCCATCCTTTTTCCCGGCGGGGCTGTGCGCCCGGCTATAAATCCTACAACAGGCTTATCAAAGGATTCTCTTATATACCGGGCGGCGATCTCTTCATCGTTTCCTCCTATCTCACCTATCATTACAACACCCTTTGTTTCAGGATCATCGCTGAAAAGCTTCAATGCGTCTATAAATCGCGTTCCCACTATGGGATCTCCTCCAAGACCGATACATGTAGTCTGCCCAAGCCCTTCTTTTGTCAGCTGATCTACAGCTTCATAGGTAAGGGTGCCGCTTCGTGATATAACGCCTATACTTCCAGAGCTGTGGATAAAACCGGGCATAATCCCCACTTTGCATTTCCCGGGCGATATAACTCCCGGACAGTTGGGACCTACCAGACGGGTATCTTTCCCCTTTAGATATTCGGTGACGTTTATCATATCGAGCGTAGGTATACCCTCGCTTATACACACTACCAGTTTCACCCCTCCGTCCGCGGCTTCCATGATGGCGTCTGCGGCAAATATCGGGGGTACGAATATTATGGAAGTATCCGCTCCAGTCTCTTTGACAGCTTCGAAGACAGTATCAAATACGGGTATACCTTCATGAACCCGGCCGCCCTTTCCGGGCGTGACACCCGCGACGACATTGGTGCCGTATTCTACCATCTGCTGTGAATGAAATGACCCTTCTTTGCCCGTAAGGCCCTGAACAAGAAGCTTTGTCTTATTACTAACTAAAATACTCATTCTATCCTTTTTCTACCCGGCTGGTTAATTCCCCGTCGCTTCAACCGCCTTTCGCGCGGCGTCGGCAAGGTTTTCAGCTACAGTAAACTTAAGATCTGAAGATTGGAGAATTTCCGCGGCAATATCAGAATTTGTTCCCGCGAGCCTTACTACAACCGGGACTTTAACGTCGAGCCGTTTTGCGGCTTCTATAACTCCGTTAGCCACACGGTCGCACCGTACTATTCCGCCGAATATATTTATAAGTACAACCTTTACGTTAGAGTCTGAGAGGAGAATACTGAAAGCCTTCTCCACTCGTTCGGCGGATGCCGCCCCACCTACATCCAGAAAATTAGCCGGCATTGCCCCGTAGTGCTGAATAATATCCATTGTAGCCATGGCAAGTCCCGCCCCGTTTACCATACATCCAACTTTTCCGGACAATTTTACATAACTGAGATTATGTTCGGCGGCTTCAATTTCTGCAGGCTCTTCTTCATTAAGATCTCTGAGCCGCGCGATATCCGGATGTTTGACTAAAGCGCTGTTATCAAAGTTAACTTTGGCGTCAGCAGCCAGAATCCGTCCGTCTTTAGTTATTACAAGCGGATTTATCTCCGCAAGAGACGCGTCAGTTTCAATGAAAAGACGATAGAGGTTAAGCAGGATTTTTACTGTCCCCCTCAGGAGTTCCTTCGGCATATTAAGACCAAACGCAATCTTTCTCGCTTGAAATGGTCTCAAACCGACAGCGGGGTCTATAAATTCCTTTACTATTTTTTCGGGAGATTCCGAGGCTACAACCTCGATTTCCATCCCCCCCTCTTCAGAAGCTATCACAACAACGCGCGATGTCTCTCTGTCTATAACCATCCCGAGATAGAGTTCACTTTCTATTTCAATTGCTTCCTCTACAAGCGCTTTCCGGACAAGTTTCCCCTCGGGACCCGTCTGATGCGTAACCAGGTTCATTCCAATTATCTTACCCGCCTCTGCTTCTGCCTCTCCGGGGGTTGAAGCCATCTTGATTCCTCCCCCCTTCCCGCGCCCGCCCGCGTGAATCTGGGCTTTTACGACGACCTGTTTTCCGATCTTACCGGCGGCCCTAAAAGCCTCTTCGGGCGTTTCTGCAACTTCGCCTTGAGGTACAGAGATGCCGAATTCCGCGAATAGCTCTTTCGCCTGATATTCATGTATTTTCATAAGACTCTTTCTGAATATCCGCCCGGACTAAAGAAAAACTTTTTTCTTGGCGGGGTTTTCCCCCATACTCTTTATCTCTTCCGTAAATTCAGTGGTCACCCGCACGAACTTTACACCCTCCGCCGCGGAGATCCAGGAAAGCTTTAACCTCTCGGATTCCATCCCGAGCGTGTCGAATATCCGGGTTAAAATCGCGAACCTTCTCCTCGTGAAATAATTCCCCGATTGATAATGACAATCTCCGGGATGACAACCCCCTACGAAAACACCGTCGGCCCCGTGAAGAAACGATTTGACCATAAAGACCGGATTAACGCGGCTCGAGCACATAACCCTTACAGGAAGTATCGAGGCAGGATACTTCATTCGGTTCGTCCCCGCTAGATCAGCCCCCGAATATGTACACCATTTGCACAGAAAGCTGATTATTTTCGGTTTAAACTCTTTCGACATATTCAACTAACCTCTCATGAAAATAGATAAATAAAAAACGTATCAATCGTTTCCCAGTTCAGACAGTTCATCCTCTTTGAATATTGTTACTGGTATCTCTTCATCTACATCTCTGCCCGGTATATAATCAAATATCCCGGCGACCTGCTCTCCTGTCTTTCTGAACAAAGTGGAAACCGGAATATCAGCCGGACATACTTCCGTGCACTGACCGCAGCCGACACATGAAAAACTCATGTGGCTTAATCTTCCAATGTGAAAAAGCACGGTATCCGTAGGGACCCTCACACCGCCCCTAACGGGCAGCTCATTTGCTATGACCGAGGTATCCGGGTCATAGCCGCAGGATTCAAAATCGCAAAGCACGCATTGACAGATCGGACATACACGCATGCAGCCGTGACAACCAATGCATCTGCCGAAAAGATCTATCATACCGTCGAGCCCTGAATCTTCTATATTTATCTCCTTGAAATCTTTTTTCTTCTGTTCACTTCTCTTTTCAAGAAGCGCCTCAAATCTCTTTATCTCTAATTGTCCATCTGATATTTCAGCGTCGAACTCTTCGGTCATAGCCATAGATCTTTCAGAATGAAGATACATTAAACACTTACTTCTTAAGTCTTTTTCTCCTAATAAAGAAACTGTAATATCGGCATTCTGCGGGACAAAATGCTCACACGAGGCGCATGATTGCCTTATATTTTCGGAATCAACTCCCTTTTCAACAGCTTTCCAGTAACCGGGAAGCAGCTTTTGGCCATTATCCTTTAGAGTTTTATCAAAAGGGAAAGAACCTCCGCAGGTGTAGGAGATAAGCAAAAAGTCATCAATCGATCCCTGTGAACGCTTGACAAGTTCAACAAAAGATCTTAATTCACAAGGTCTTATAACCGCGGCCACAGGTTTTTTCATAGGAGGCAAAGAGGAAATAATCTTCCCTCCATTTACATTCATGAAGGGATGCAGTGGAATCGCGTCCTCGAGCAGACCGGGTTCGGTAATAAGCGCGTAATCAAAAAACCCTTTACCCGTTGTTTTTCTCAATGTAAAAACCCCGCTCACCTTATCATTTTCAAGCAGGAATTTCAGCAGCTGGACCAAGCCCTCTTCGGCGCCCTTATCTATACTTAAAATCTGATCCATTCCTATATCTCCTAACCTTCCGCTCCCTTAACCAGGTCATTTATTCCTTTTTCTTCCTCTTCCCTGTAAGTTTTCAAGGGGATTGGTTCTCCCTTATCTTCTCCGCTCCTGTAGTTGAATGTATCCTGCGTGCGATCAGCCACATAACTGAAAATGTCGGCTACAGGAATCGACACCGGGCACGCGTCTGTGCATAAACCGCAGGAAACACAGGAGAGACTCATATGCGACATTCTTCCGATATGAAACATAACCCTGTCAGCCGGCAGGGAAACAGCCCCGCGGCTTTCCGTTCTAAGTAAAACAGATCCGGCGTCAGGCTTGGAGGTTTCAGATTCAAAATAACACTGCCTGCAATAACAGACGGGGCAAACGCTCTGGCAGTTATGACACCCTGTACAATCAGCGAAGGTCTCTGCCAGACGGTCAAATCCCTCAACCATCCCTTTTACTTTTTTAAATCTTTCTTTTCTCCTTTTTATCTGCTCTTTCTTGAGCTCTTCGATATTTTCTTTCCAGCTTGAAATATCCACTGAAGGTTCTATATCCATTTTCTTTAAAAGAGCCGAGCCCTTTTTGCTCGCGGGGATCAGAAGAATATTCTCGCCGCTCCGGCCGGAAAAGGCAAAATGCAGGTCCGAGGCGGGCAGCATGGAAAAATCATCACAAATCCGGCAAACCTGTTTTACCGATTCTACATCACGGCCGGTTTTTGCCAGCACCGAATCAAACGTCTTCTCTCCCTTTACTGGATCTTTTATGTAGTCTGAGAGCGGCAGAGCGCCCGGGCAGTCATAACTTATAAGCGTGACCGACTCCAGTCTCACCTGATTTAACTTAGACAGCTCTATCGCGGCTCGGATCTCGCAAGGCCTCATCAGAGCTGCTATTCTGATACTCTCCTCACCTTTTCTGCTGCAGCTGCTCAGGGCATTCGCGCCCTGAACGGGCATAACGGGAGCGACGGGACCTGCGTCGTCCAGCAAATTCTCATCATTTACTAAAACCCAGGCGTATGAATCTTCCGAAGGAACTCTCATAGGGATCAGAACCGCGTCAAAATCTTCCCGCGACAGTAATTCCTTGAGAAAAACAAGGATAGCCTCCCTTATCCCCTTTTTATTTGAAATATCCGCTCCTTTAATACTGGTCTTTATCACCCATATCTCCTTCTATCTGATTGCTTCGATAATTTCCCGGTATATCTGGGGGCTGGTAAAGTGCTTTGCCCGAATCGCTCCTGAAGGACAACTGCCCGCGCAATTACCGCATCCCCTGCAGACAGCTTCATTCACAACACATACCCCCCTCTCGCCGTCGAATATGATAGCGCCGTAAGGACATATTTCCATGCATGTCTGACATCCCACGCAGAAATCCTCCAGAATTTCAGAAACTTTAACTTCGGGAACTATCTTTTTCCCCGGTATCAGACGCGCGGCAATTTTACCGCTTGCCGCCTGAGCCTGAAGCATCGATTCTGATATCCCGGCAGGACCGCGGCAGGCGCCCGTTATGAAGATTCCCTCTATCGAGGTCTCGACCGGGTTGAGCTGCTGGTGTTCCTCTTTGAAAAAACCTGTTTCGCTGAGAGGAATATTTAAAAGCTCCGCCAGGTTTTCAGTTCCCTTCCCGGCTTCCATGGCGGGAGACAGAATTACCATATCAACATCAGCTTCATTCTTTTTCTTATCGATTTCTGTGTACTCTATGTGTGTGCCTTTTATCTTTACATCAGCGGTCCTTATAAACTCCGTTCCGCCTCCCCTGACCTCTTCAAAAAAGTCCTGATCCTGCTGATGAGGAAGACACAGGTCTCTGTAAAAATCCTTGATTTCAATTGAATCGGACTGCTTACGCAGGAAAGAGGCTAGTTTCAGCATGTAATTACAGCATATCTGAGAGCAGTAGCCCTTTTCCTCCCTGCCCACACAGTGGATCAGCCCCACAGACTCCGGCTCCTTGCCGGATCTTAAGGTGACCTTCCCTTCACTTTTGATCATATCCTCAATCTCAAGCGAGGTGTATACTTCATTATCTTTCTTGTATTTATATTGAGATAATTTAGCCGCATCGGTAAGTTCAAACCCCGTGGCGGCAACTATAGCTCCCACTGTAAATTCAGTTTCTGACCTGTCATCTCTTGAGCAGTTTAAACTGATCTCAAAATTACCGAAGAATCCCACGGCGCTTTCAAGCTCGGTCTCGGTAAAAATATCTATGTTTTCATCTTTTATGACTTCTTCTATCTTCTTTCCAATAATATCAGAACTTCCTCCCTGACGCGGAAGAAGCTTCTTGAATTTCGCGGCTTTCCCGCCCAATTCGGCGCTCTTCTCCACCAGATATACTTTTCTTTTTTCTCCGGCTAAGGAAAGCGCGGTTTCAATCCCCGAAATTCCGCCTCCTATCACCAAGACATCGGGATTACTGTCGAGTTCTTTCTCAAAAAGTTCGGACTGCTTGAGCACTCTGCCGATAGCTCCCCGTATATACTGAATCGCCTTTCTTGTGGCTTTTTCCTTATCGGGAATCATCCACGCGCACTGCTCCCGGATATTTACCATCTTATACAAATAGGGATTTAAATTTGTCTTTTTACATATGTTGATGAATGTGGAGTCATGATCTCTC of the Candidatus Krumholzibacteriota bacterium genome contains:
- a CDS encoding hydrogenase iron-sulfur subunit; this encodes MSNFEPNIIAFVCNWCSYAGADQAGEQKLDYPANVKLIRVMCTGRVDPQFVMNAFRGGADGVMVLGCHPGDCHYRNGNIKALRRFEIFKNMLGQFGINRERFLLDWVAAGEGQKFQKVTTEMTEKIKGLGPLVIRGYVESEVV
- a CDS encoding hydrogenase iron-sulfur subunit — protein: MSKEFKPKIISFLCKWCTYSGADLAGTNRMKYPASILPVRVMCSSRVNPVFMVKSFLHGADGVFVGGCHPGDCHYQSGNYFTRRRFAILTRIFDTLGMESERLKLSWISAAEGVKFVRVTTEFTEEIKSMGENPAKKKVFL
- a CDS encoding 4Fe-4S binding protein, with the translated sequence MDQILSIDKGAEEGLVQLLKFLLENDKVSGVFTLRKTTGKGFFDYALITEPGLLEDAIPLHPFMNVNGGKIISSLPPMKKPVAAVIRPCELRSFVELVKRSQGSIDDFLLISYTCGGSFPFDKTLKDNGQKLLPGYWKAVEKGVDSENIRQSCASCEHFVPQNADITVSLLGEKDLRSKCLMYLHSERSMAMTEEFDAEISDGQLEIKRFEALLEKRSEQKKKDFKEINIEDSGLDGMIDLFGRCIGCHGCMRVCPICQCVLCDFESCGYDPDTSVIANELPVRGGVRVPTDTVLFHIGRLSHMSFSCVGCGQCTEVCPADIPVSTLFRKTGEQVAGIFDYIPGRDVDEEIPVTIFKEDELSELGND
- the sucD gene encoding succinate--CoA ligase subunit alpha; this translates as MSILVSNKTKLLVQGLTGKEGSFHSQQMVEYGTNVVAGVTPGKGGRVHEGIPVFDTVFEAVKETGADTSIIFVPPIFAADAIMEAADGGVKLVVCISEGIPTLDMINVTEYLKGKDTRLVGPNCPGVISPGKCKVGIMPGFIHSSGSIGVISRSGTLTYEAVDQLTKEGLGQTTCIGLGGDPIVGTRFIDALKLFSDDPETKGVVMIGEIGGNDEEIAARYIRESFDKPVVGFIAGRTAPPGKRMGHAGAIIAGGKGTAKEKMEALSSCGVEVVQSPADIGITMKRILDK
- a CDS encoding hydrogenase maturation protease, whose product is MKRNIRRRNRGLKGVLVLGLGNPMLSDDSVGLYIIDLLSKKYPESSPVVTFSKNYSGGMDLIYELEGFEKAIIVDSIFTGSFEPGFCHEFSVDDLNINSKLGLINSHGLNLPTVLEFGEKCGYCMPEIVIYGIEGREFTEFSENPTEFVINGLESSIGEIERRLDEMLAEVASENE
- a CDS encoding CoB--CoM heterodisulfide reductase iron-sulfur subunit A family protein, with protein sequence MNEADSRTGLFLCRCGANIADFVDLESVASRMRDRDEVAFVETHDFLCSVAGKEFILETLKGKDVDNVILAACTPKMHLKGFQKTLGKAGVNIAKVHMANIREQCAWITKDRDKATEKARLLINAAIKRSAYHENLQQKTMECLTDVIVIGGGIAGIEAALVAANAGRKVTIIEKDISLGGSIIKTEEIAPNMECAPCLLAPRLTAVRENENIEVVANSEVTDVTGFFGNFTVKVRKKARYVDDSCIGCEACFEACPVSCPSDFHLGLGERKAIYTAFAGSVPASAVIDRERCLHFTDESCSACADSCPFQSIDFSDSDEELEFSGGAVILATGYDNADSSLVRNLGYGDIENVYTTPEFERVASSNGPTGGDIQDRKGNKPESAAVIHCAGSLSSGGLDYCSGICCMNALKVGELIRKQNPDAVVYNIHDRLVFKGPEEQSFYQKQIDDGTIMLKTDSHLSVSIKKKNGKVEISADGIDPVQVDMVVLSTGLVPSAGTDELAEMLHIDTSKAGFFKTDHPILHETGTTIDGINTAGCCISPCSSSSAITRAYAAAGDSVSRLIPGRKLELEIMTAVIDEDVCAGCKLCISVCPYTAITFDPEKKISVVNEAICRGCGTCAASCPSGAASAKHFTNRQIYAEIEGVLNE
- the sucC gene encoding ADP-forming succinate--CoA ligase subunit beta, with translation MKIHEYQAKELFAEFGISVPQGEVAETPEEAFRAAGKIGKQVVVKAQIHAGGRGKGGGIKMASTPGEAEAEAGKIIGMNLVTHQTGPEGKLVRKALVEEAIEIESELYLGMVIDRETSRVVVIASEEGGMEIEVVASESPEKIVKEFIDPAVGLRPFQARKIAFGLNMPKELLRGTVKILLNLYRLFIETDASLAEINPLVITKDGRILAADAKVNFDNSALVKHPDIARLRDLNEEEPAEIEAAEHNLSYVKLSGKVGCMVNGAGLAMATMDIIQHYGAMPANFLDVGGAASAERVEKAFSILLSDSNVKVVLINIFGGIVRCDRVANGVIEAAKRLDVKVPVVVRLAGTNSDIAAEILQSSDLKFTVAENLADAARKAVEATGN
- a CDS encoding FAD-dependent oxidoreductase, giving the protein MSAKIGVYICECGPNIADNIEIDAIIDTLPSLEAFQNEELVVKRFKLLCSNEGKEYLEREIRENEYSHLVVAACSPRDHDSTFINICKKTNLNPYLYKMVNIREQCAWMIPDKEKATRKAIQYIRGAIGRVLKQSELFEKELDSNPDVLVIGGGISGIETALSLAGEKRKVYLVEKSAELGGKAAKFKKLLPRQGGSSDIIGKKIEEVIKDENIDIFTETELESAVGFFGNFEISLNCSRDDRSETEFTVGAIVAATGFELTDAAKLSQYKYKKDNEVYTSLEIEDMIKSEGKVTLRSGKEPESVGLIHCVGREEKGYCSQICCNYMLKLASFLRKQSDSIEIKDFYRDLCLPHQQDQDFFEEVRGGGTEFIRTADVKIKGTHIEYTEIDKKKNEADVDMVILSPAMEAGKGTENLAELLNIPLSETGFFKEEHQQLNPVETSIEGIFITGACRGPAGISESMLQAQAASGKIAARLIPGKKIVPEVKVSEILEDFCVGCQTCMEICPYGAIIFDGERGVCVVNEAVCRGCGNCAGSCPSGAIRAKHFTSPQIYREIIEAIR